In one window of Hevea brasiliensis isolate MT/VB/25A 57/8 chromosome 10, ASM3005281v1, whole genome shotgun sequence DNA:
- the LOC110645090 gene encoding non-specific lipid-transfer protein 1-like, with translation MEGKMKVMMGLWGFGLLFFLVMFSSGKTVHGITCSEAVAALQPCFSFLSGTDQLPNAPCCMAVQAVNKEATTKEIRKQLCECFKQAGPAAGVKPEKAKKIPDLCHVQVPVPIDPSIDFSK, from the coding sequence ATGGAGGGGAAGATGAAGGTGATGATGGGTTTGTGGGGATTTGGGTTACTGTTTTTTCTTGTGATGTTCAGTAGTGGAAAAACTGTGCATGGAATCACATGCAGCGAAGCCGTAGCTGCATTGCAGCCATGTTTTTCCTTCTTGTCGGGCACTGATCAATTGCCCAATGCCCCTTGCTGTATGGCCGTACAGGCAGTGAACAAAGAGGCTACCACCAAAGAAATTCGCAAGCAGCTCTGCGAATGTTTCAAGCAAGCTGGTCCAGCTGCTGGTGTTAAGCCTGAGAAAGCTAAGAAAATTCCAGATTTGTGCCATGTCCAAGTTCCAGTGCCTATCGACCCCAGCATCGACTTTAGCAAGTAA